From the Kallotenue papyrolyticum genome, the window CGCGCATCTTCTGCGTCAACTGGTTCCGCCGTGACGAGCAGGGCCGCTTTCTGTGGCCGGGCTTTGGTGATAATATGCGCGTGCTCAAATGGATCGTCGAGCGCGCGCAGGGACGCGCCATCGGCATCGAAAGCCCGATCGGCTGGATGCCGCGCTACGAGGATCTCGACTGGCGTGGCCTGGACTTCGCGCCCGACCAGTTCCGCCAACTGATGGCCGTCGACCGCGAGCAGTGGGTCCGGGAGATCCAATCGCATGACGAATTGTTTCTGAGGTTGTATGATCGTCTGCCGAAGGAATTGATCTTTCTGCGCGAGCTGATCCTGTCCAGCCTGTGGCGCGCGCCGGAGCACTGGGGCCTGGCGCCGGAGTAGCCGGCAGCGCCGATCAATGTCGATCGACTCACCCCGCCACGCGGCGCGCGTGCGGCGTGAGTCGTCGTTGTTTGGCGGGATCGCCGCACAGCAGAACACAACGGACGGGAGCATGAGCACAACTCCTCTGGCGATCGGCGTGTTGACCAGCGGCGGCGACGCGCCGGGCATGAACGCAGCTCTCCGCGCCGTGGCGCGCACCGCGCTGAGTCGTGGCGCGCAGGTGTGGGCCATTCGCGAAGGCTATCAGGGCCTGGTGCAGGGCGGCGATCTGATTCGGCGCCTGCGCTGGAACGATGTCGGCGGGATCATGTACCGCGGCGGCACGGTGATCGGCACGGCGCGCTCGGCAGCGTTTCGTACCCGCGAGGGACGGTTGGCGGCGGCGCGCAATCTGGTGGAGCGCGGCATCGACCGGCTGGTAGTGATCGGCGGCGACGGCAGCCTGACCGGCGCGCATATCTTCCGCCAGGAGTGGCCCGCGTTGCTGGATGAGCTGGTCGCACAGCAGCACATCAGCCGCGCGCAGGCTGAACGCCACGGCACGCTCTATGTGGTGGGGCTGGCCGGCTCGATCGACAACGACTTCTATGGCACCGACATGACCATCGGCGCCGACTCGGCGCTGCAGCGCATCACCGCGGCGATCGACGCGATCAGCAGCACAGCGGCCAGCCATCAGCGCACCTTTGTGATCGAGGTGATGGGTCGCCACTGCGGCTACCTGGCGTTGATGAGCGCCGTCAGCGGCGGCGCCGACTACGTCCTGATCCCAGAACGCCCTCCTGCCAGCGACGACTGGGAGAGCGAGATGTGCGAGCTGATCCGCGCCGGACGCCGCGCCGGACGTCGCGATAGCCTGGTGATCGTCGCCGAGGGCGCGTGCGACCGCCATGGCCAGCCGATCAGCAGCGCGTATGTGCGCCAGGTGCTGGAAGAGCGGCTGGGCGAGGATACGCGCGTGACGATCCTGGGCCATGTGCAGCGCGGCGGTGCGCCAAGCGCCTTCGACCGCTGGATGGGCACGCTGGTCGGGCATGCCGCGGTCGAGGAGCTGCTGAGCGCCACGCCGGAGCGCGAACCGCAGTTGATCGGCATGCGCTACAACCGCATCCGGCGCTCGCCGCTGATGGAGTGCGTCGAGACGACACGCACCATCACGCGGCTGATCGCCGAGCAGCAGTACGATCGGGCCATGGAGCTGCGCGGCGGCAGCTTCACCGAGATGTTCAACACCTTCCAGGCGCTGGCGCAGGCCCTGCCCACGGTAACGCAGGCGGAACGCCGTCGCCTGGCGGTGATGCACGCCGGCGCGCCCGCACCGGGCATGAACGCGGCGGTGCGCGCAGCAGTGCGCTTCGGCCTCGATCGCGGGCACTGCATGCTGGCAGTGCGCAACGGCTTCGACGGACTGATCGCCGGGCGCATCGAAGAGCTAGATTGGGGCGGTGTGGACGGTTGGGTCTCAGAGGGCGGCGCCGAGCTGGGCACAACGCGCACCGTGCCCGGTCGGCAAGGGCTGTACGCTATTGCACGCGCGATCGAAACCCATCGCATCGACGGCCTGCTGATCATCGGCGGCTGGGAGGCCTACGAGGCGGCCTACACCATGTACCGCGAGCGCGAAAGCTTCCCCGCCTTCAACCTCCCGGTGATCTGCCTGCCGGCCTCGATCTCCAACAACCTGCCCGGCTCGGAGTTGAGCATCGGCGCCGATACGGCGCTCAACACCATCGTCGAAGCCATCGATAAGATTAAGCAATCGGCAGTCGCGTCGCGGCGCTGCTTCGTCGTCGAGGTGATGGGTCGCCACTGCGGCTACCTGGCGCTGATGAGCGGCCTGGCGACCGGCGCGGAGCGCGTCTATCTGCCCGAAGAGGGCATTCGCCTGCGCGATCTGGAAACCGACCTGGCCGGCATGATCGAGGACTTCCGGCGCGGCAAGCGCCTGAGTCTGGTAATTCGCAACGAACATGCCAATCCGCTCTACACCACCGATTTCATCCGCGCGCTGTTCGAGGAGGAAGGGCGCGACCTGTTCGACGCGCGGCAGGCGATCCTGGGCCACCTGCAGGAAGGTGGCAATCCCTCGCCCTTTGATCGCATCCAGGCCACGCGACTGGCGGCGCGCTGTATCGGCTTTCTGAGCGAGGCGCTAGCGCGCAACACCGCCGACTACGCCTTCATCGGATTTATCGGCGGCCGCGTGACAATCACCAACATGGAGGAGTGGCCGCGCATGATCGATGCCGAGCATCGGCGGCCCAAGACGCAGTGGTGGCTCGAACTGCGGCCGATCGCCCGCGAGCTGACACGGCCGGGCGCGACACAGAACGGCGAGTGAGCGGCGGCTCAGGCGGCTTCGGGACGGGACGCGCGCTCGTCCGGCGGCGCTGCCGCGCGCGCGCCGTCCAGACCGGTCATACCCAACACCACCTGCACCTCGCCGGTGCGTCGAAAGCCGAACCATTCATAGAGCCGCTGCGCGGCAGTGTTGTGGTGCTGGGTGTTGAGCGACAGCACCTCGACCTGCCGGCTGCGACAGAAGCGCACCACTTCGGCCAGCAGACGCACGCCGATGCCCCGGCCCTGGAAGGCGGGATCGACGGCGATGCGCACCAGGTGGGCGCGCAGCCCGGCCTCGTGCAGCGAGACGTAGCTGTAGCCGACGATCTGCTGCTGCCACTCGGCGACGCTGAAGTAGGGGCCGTAGCACAGCGCCGGCGCCAGGATCTCGCGCCCCTTGCCCCATGGCGGCGGAAAACAGCGCGCGTCGAGCTGGAGCACCGCCGTCAGGTCTTCGGGCCGTGCCCGGCGCACAACCACAAACGGATTACCGGTGGAGGGAACCTCCATGCGCTCTTTGCTGTAGCCCCACACCTCCATGATCGGCGCGTAACCGGCCAGCTCCAGCCCGGCGCGCAACCAGGGATCGTTCCAGGGGCTGAGCGTGATGTAGAGCGCGCTGATGCCCCGCGTCGGCAGCAGGCTATGCAACTGGCGCACCAGCAACGGCAGCGCCGTGCGCGCGTCAAGACGGCTATCGAGCAGCACGTTGCGCAACCAGGCGTTGGGCGGCAAGCGCCAGCCCGCCTGGGCCAAGCCCACCACCCGACCGGCATGCTCCAGCACCACCGTCGGCTCGCTGTGAAGCAGCTCGACCACGTCGTCGCTCTCTGTGGTCAAATAGCGACGCGTCGCCCGTTGCGCCAGTAAGGCCACCGCCGTCTGATCATGGGCCGCAGCCGGCCGCACCAGCAGGTCGCGGCGCTCGAATGGCCGACGAAAAAAGGACATACCCCGCCCGTTTCGCTCCCTTCTGTGCGTATAATACCATGCTGGTGATGCCGATACAGGACGGCGCATGCTGCTCGAAGTTCGAGAAATTGTCAAACGCTACGGCGCGACGACCGTGTTGCGCGGCGTTTCGCTGGCCGCCGCAGCGGGCGAGATCGTCTGCCTGCTAGGACCGAGCGGCTGCGGCAAATCCACGCTGCTGCGGGTGATCGCCGGGTTGGAGAGCGACTACCAGGGCACGGTTCGCTTCGCAGGGCAGCCGATCGACCGCGTGCCGGTGCACCGACGCGGCTTTGGCTTTATGTTCCAGGAGTTCGCGCTGCTGCCGCACCGCAGCGTCGGCGAGAACATCGCCTTTGGCCTGCGCATGCAGCGCCGTCCGCGCGCCGAGATCGAACGGCGCGTCGCCGAGATGCTGGAGCTGGTGGGGCTGCGCGGCTATGCCGCGCGCTCGATCTTCGAACTCTCCGGCGGTGAGCGGCAACGCGTGGCGCTGGCGCGCTCGCTGGCGCCCGCGCCGCGCCTGTTGCTGCTGGACGAGCCGCTGGGCGCGCTGGATCGCACCCTGCGCGAGCGGCTGACCGACGAGCTGCGCGCCATGCTCAAGCGCGCCGGCATCACCAGCGTCTATGTCACGCACGATCAGCTCGAGGCCTTCGCCATCGCCGACCGTGTGCTGCTGATGCAGGCCGGACGCATCGTGCAGAGCGGCACGCCGATGGAGGTCTATCGCCATCCGGCCAGCCTGTTCGCGGCGCGCTTTCTGGGCCTTACCAACCTGATCCCCGGGCAGGTGCTGGCACGCGCGCCGGAGCTGATCGTGGCGACGCCGCTGGGCCAGCTGCGGATCGACAACGGCAGCCCGCCGCCACACGAGCAGGTCACCGTGCTGATCCGCCCCGAAGCCGCCCGGCCTGCCGCGCCTGACAGCGTCAACCTGGTCGAAGGGCTGGTGACGCACTGCACCTTTCGCGGCGGTACGCAACGCATCGGCTTGCGCCACGCCAGCGGCATCACTCTGGAGCTGGATCTGGAGGCCGGCGCGGTAGCCGAGGGGCAGCGCGCGCGCCTGGCGCTGCGTCCCACGGCGCTGACCGTGCTGGCGCCAACCGACGACACGGATCCGTCCGCCGCTGCCGACATGCCGGCTGGGCTGCCGACGCGCGCCGACATCTCAGCTGGCTGATGGAGCGCCCGGCTGACCGTTGGAGCTCACCTCGGGAATATCCAGCGGCGGTAGCTGGTCCAGGCTGGCCAGGCCGAACTGTTTGAGAAACTCGTCGGTGGTGCCGTAGAGCACCGGACGGCCAACATGGGGCAGGCGGCCCACCTCGGCGATCAGGCCGCGCTGCAGCAGCGTGCGGATCGCGCCGGCGCTGTCCACGCCGCGCAGCGCCTCGATGCCGGCGCGGGTGATCGGCTGACGGTAGGCGATGATCGCCAGTGTTTCCAGCGCCGCCGTGGAGAGCCGGGACGCGGGCGGCCCGCCGCCGACAAAGCGCTCGATCGCTGCTGCCGCTTCGGGCGCGGCCACCAGTTGCACGCGCGCGCCGTGGCGTAGCAGACGGATGCCACGCTCTCGGAGCGCGTCGGCAAGCTGTGCCAGCGCCGCTTCCACCGCTTCTACCGACAGCTCGAGCGCGCGGCTCAGGTCGTCCACCGCCACCGGTTCAGCCGCGACGAAGAGCAGACTCTCAACAAGCTGGGTTGGACCAAGCGGCGGCGCGTCAGCCACCGGCGCCGCCTGTTCCGGCCGGGTCTCCGCCATAGACTAGCCGCACACACCCTCGCCGAACTCCGGCCCGCGCGCGACATGATCGCGCCAGAAGGCGCGAATCGCGCCCTCATCGTACTGGTCCAGCAGCGCGATCACGCCCCAAGCCGTCAGCGCGATCGCCTTGTCGTCCTGGATCGTATCGCGCGGCGTCAGGATCAGGCAGGTGCGCTCGCGGCGCAGCGCGCGCGTCAGGTTTTTGAGCCGCTCGACGGTCTGCGCGTCCACCTTGTCGGGATCGTAGCTGATGATCACGCCGCCGTGCTCCAGATTGTGCACCAGGCGCTCATCTGCGGGCGGACGCGTGTTGTAGACGCCCCAGGTGGCCGGCTGGGCCCAGTGCGGGCCGGAGGTAGGCGGGTTGGTAGTGTACTCGACCGACGTGCCATCGGGCACATGCTCGCGCGAAGCCATAGTCGGCACCGGCTGCCCCGGCGAGACCGCATCGGCGGGCTCCAGCGCAGGCCGGCTGAGCATGTAGCTACCGATCAACACGCCGATCAGCACCACGCCGGCAGCGATGCCCAGCGGGATCAGGGGCAGCGAACGCCGCTGGGGCGCCTGGCGACCGCGGGCAGCAGCCCGCTCCCGGCTTGTACGATGTTCCCGCGTTGTCATGGGCAGGTCTATCTCCTTGAGCTGGACGGATCCGCATGTCGTCACCACAGGATAGTGTAGTGGGCCGTCGGCGCCTCGTCAAAAAGTTCTTAACAAATCCTCAGCTGCGCTCCTCATCGCGGTTGCGGAAGACCAGGATAATCGGCGTGCCGACAAAGGGATACTCGGCGCGAATGCGGTTTTCCAGGTAGCGCTTGTACGAGAAGTGAATCTCCTCGGCGGCGTTGGTAAAGAACAGAAACACCGGCGGCGCGACCTGCACCTGCGTCGCGTAGTAGATGCGCAGATGCGCCGTTTTGTGAATGGCCGCGGGCGGATGGTCACGCACCGCGTCGCGCAGAATAGCGTTGAGCTTCGAAGTGGGGATGCGCGTGTTGCGCTCGCCCTGAATCTCCAGCGCCAGATCGATGATCTTGTCCACGCGCTGACCAGTCTTGGCCGAGATAAACAGCAGTGGCGCGTAGGGGATGAAGTTCAGCGCCGCACGCACATGGCGCGTGTACTGCTCAAAGGTTTCGTTGGTTTTTTCAACCGCGTCCCATTTGTTGACCAGCACCGCGATGCCTTTGTGCGCGTCGAGGATCATGCCGGCGATATGGGCATCCTGGGCCGTGACACCCTCGGTGGCATCCACCATCAGCAGCACGACGTCGGCGCGTTCGATGGCGCGCAGCGCGCGCAGCACGCTGTAGCGCTCGATGCCCCGTTCGATGCGTCCACGCCGGCGAATGCCCGCGGTGTCGATCAGCAGAATCTTCTGATTGTTGTATTCAACCACCGTGTCGATCGAGTCGCGGGTGGTGCCGGGGATATCGCTGACGACAACGCGCTCCTCGCCCAACAGCCGGTTGAGCAGGCTGGACTTGCCGACGTTGGGCCGCCCGACGATCGCGATCTTGAGCGCGTACTCCTCTTCGGGCGTGTCCTCGAAGGGCGGCAGCGCCTGGTAGAGCGCATCCAGCACATCGCCGGTGCCGGTACCGTGGTAGGCGCTGATCGGGATCGGTTCGCCCAGGCCCAGGTTCCAGAACTCGACCGCCTCCTGGGCACGGCTGAGCGAGTCGGCCTTATTGACCGCCAGGATCACCGGCTTGTTGGTGGCGCGCAGCATCTCGGCCACCTCTTGATCGGCGGCGGTGATGCCGTCCTTGACGTCCACCATGAAGATGATCGCGTCGGCCTCATCGATCGCCAGTTGCACCTGCGCGCGCGTCGCGCGGATGATCTCGGCCATCGG encodes:
- a CDS encoding GNAT family N-acetyltransferase, whose amino-acid sequence is MSFFRRPFERRDLLVRPAAAHDQTAVALLAQRATRRYLTTESDDVVELLHSEPTVVLEHAGRVVGLAQAGWRLPPNAWLRNVLLDSRLDARTALPLLVRQLHSLLPTRGISALYITLSPWNDPWLRAGLELAGYAPIMEVWGYSKERMEVPSTGNPFVVVRRARPEDLTAVLQLDARCFPPPWGKGREILAPALCYGPYFSVAEWQQQIVGYSYVSLHEAGLRAHLVRIAVDPAFQGRGIGVRLLAEVVRFCRSRQVEVLSLNTQHHNTAAQRLYEWFGFRRTGEVQVVLGMTGLDGARAAAPPDERASRPEAA
- a CDS encoding ABC transporter ATP-binding protein; translated protein: MLLEVREIVKRYGATTVLRGVSLAAAAGEIVCLLGPSGCGKSTLLRVIAGLESDYQGTVRFAGQPIDRVPVHRRGFGFMFQEFALLPHRSVGENIAFGLRMQRRPRAEIERRVAEMLELVGLRGYAARSIFELSGGERQRVALARSLAPAPRLLLLDEPLGALDRTLRERLTDELRAMLKRAGITSVYVTHDQLEAFAIADRVLLMQAGRIVQSGTPMEVYRHPASLFAARFLGLTNLIPGQVLARAPELIVATPLGQLRIDNGSPPPHEQVTVLIRPEAARPAAPDSVNLVEGLVTHCTFRGGTQRIGLRHASGITLELDLEAGAVAEGQRARLALRPTALTVLAPTDDTDPSAAADMPAGLPTRADISAG
- the scpB gene encoding SMC-Scp complex subunit ScpB, whose protein sequence is MAETRPEQAAPVADAPPLGPTQLVESLLFVAAEPVAVDDLSRALELSVEAVEAALAQLADALRERGIRLLRHGARVQLVAAPEAAAAIERFVGGGPPASRLSTAALETLAIIAYRQPITRAGIEALRGVDSAGAIRTLLQRGLIAEVGRLPHVGRPVLYGTTDEFLKQFGLASLDQLPPLDIPEVSSNGQPGAPSAS
- the der gene encoding ribosome biogenesis GTPase Der; amino-acid sequence: MPQPIVAIVGRPNVGKSTFFNKLIGERRAIVEDLPGTTRDRLYGQTDWRGRTFTIVDTAGILPGEEDPNNAPMAEIIRATRAQVQLAIDEADAIIFMVDVKDGITAADQEVAEMLRATNKPVILAVNKADSLSRAQEAVEFWNLGLGEPIPISAYHGTGTGDVLDALYQALPPFEDTPEEEYALKIAIVGRPNVGKSSLLNRLLGEERVVVSDIPGTTRDSIDTVVEYNNQKILLIDTAGIRRRGRIERGIERYSVLRALRAIERADVVLLMVDATEGVTAQDAHIAGMILDAHKGIAVLVNKWDAVEKTNETFEQYTRHVRAALNFIPYAPLLFISAKTGQRVDKIIDLALEIQGERNTRIPTSKLNAILRDAVRDHPPAAIHKTAHLRIYYATQVQVAPPVFLFFTNAAEEIHFSYKRYLENRIRAEYPFVGTPIILVFRNRDEERS
- a CDS encoding DUF3105 domain-containing protein gives rise to the protein MTTREHRTSRERAAARGRQAPQRRSLPLIPLGIAAGVVLIGVLIGSYMLSRPALEPADAVSPGQPVPTMASREHVPDGTSVEYTTNPPTSGPHWAQPATWGVYNTRPPADERLVHNLEHGGVIISYDPDKVDAQTVERLKNLTRALRRERTCLILTPRDTIQDDKAIALTAWGVIALLDQYDEGAIRAFWRDHVARGPEFGEGVCG
- a CDS encoding 6-phosphofructokinase — protein: MSTTPLAIGVLTSGGDAPGMNAALRAVARTALSRGAQVWAIREGYQGLVQGGDLIRRLRWNDVGGIMYRGGTVIGTARSAAFRTREGRLAAARNLVERGIDRLVVIGGDGSLTGAHIFRQEWPALLDELVAQQHISRAQAERHGTLYVVGLAGSIDNDFYGTDMTIGADSALQRITAAIDAISSTAASHQRTFVIEVMGRHCGYLALMSAVSGGADYVLIPERPPASDDWESEMCELIRAGRRAGRRDSLVIVAEGACDRHGQPISSAYVRQVLEERLGEDTRVTILGHVQRGGAPSAFDRWMGTLVGHAAVEELLSATPEREPQLIGMRYNRIRRSPLMECVETTRTITRLIAEQQYDRAMELRGGSFTEMFNTFQALAQALPTVTQAERRRLAVMHAGAPAPGMNAAVRAAVRFGLDRGHCMLAVRNGFDGLIAGRIEELDWGGVDGWVSEGGAELGTTRTVPGRQGLYAIARAIETHRIDGLLIIGGWEAYEAAYTMYRERESFPAFNLPVICLPASISNNLPGSELSIGADTALNTIVEAIDKIKQSAVASRRCFVVEVMGRHCGYLALMSGLATGAERVYLPEEGIRLRDLETDLAGMIEDFRRGKRLSLVIRNEHANPLYTTDFIRALFEEEGRDLFDARQAILGHLQEGGNPSPFDRIQATRLAARCIGFLSEALARNTADYAFIGFIGGRVTITNMEEWPRMIDAEHRRPKTQWWLELRPIARELTRPGATQNGE